One genomic segment of Luteitalea sp. includes these proteins:
- the mce gene encoding methylmalonyl-CoA epimerase, which yields MKAVLDHVGIAVRDLEQAFAFFRDTLGLELELSEEVPPQGVRVHFLRAGSASLELVEPLGPSSPVAGFLEKRGPGMHHVALRVDDIRATLADLRSRGVRLIDEEPRPGAGGALIAFIHPSSTHGVLVELKEGRTGDRVTG from the coding sequence ATGAAAGCAGTCCTTGACCACGTCGGCATTGCCGTCCGCGATCTGGAGCAGGCCTTCGCGTTCTTCCGAGACACGCTTGGCCTGGAGCTCGAGCTCTCCGAGGAGGTGCCGCCGCAGGGTGTGCGCGTCCATTTCTTACGAGCCGGATCCGCTTCGTTGGAGCTCGTCGAACCTCTCGGGCCGAGCTCACCGGTGGCGGGCTTTCTCGAGAAGCGCGGACCAGGCATGCACCATGTTGCGCTACGGGTGGACGACATCCGCGCGACGCTGGCCGACCTCCGGAGCCGCGGCGTGCGTCTGATTGACGAGGAGCCGCGACCTGGTGCCGGTGGCGCGCTGATTGCCTTCATTCACCCGTCGAGCACGCACGGGGTGCTGGTGGAGCTCAAGGAGGGAAGGACGGGTGACAGGGTGACAGGGTGA
- the lysS gene encoding lysine--tRNA ligase — protein sequence MHESDQVAQRRAKLQELERLGVPVYPHRFDQTHTVHALVDTCGTLDGPTLDTRQVQVATAGRILGVRTFGKANFLVLSDGLARIQVYVRQDSVAARDFEMLKQLDFGDMIGVEGHMFRTKTNELTIWASRIEFLVKCLLPLPEKWHGLQDVEIRYRQRYLDLIVSSSSRRVFEIRSRVIKAIRSFMEARDFLEVETPMMQAVAGGALARPFVTHHNALDIDLYLRIAPELYLKRLVVGGMERVYEISRNFRNEGISTQHNPEFTMLEFYQAYADYQSLMVLTEEMLAFAVREATGGTEVTFEPHQISFASPYRRLALRAAAAERASERLGRPVTEAELRSAEGARAVADHLGLDVPRDQGAGKTAQAIFEHLWEAELIQPTFVYDLPTEVSPFAKQKPGEPETVERFELYAGGFELANAFSELNDPAEQRRRFEAQLAERAKGDHEAHAMDEDYIRALEYGLPPTGGEGVGIDRLVMVLTNSPSIRDVILFPQMRPVKGDKVRGDKVTR from the coding sequence ATGCATGAATCGGATCAAGTAGCGCAGCGCCGTGCGAAGCTGCAGGAGTTGGAACGACTCGGCGTGCCGGTCTACCCGCATCGTTTCGACCAGACGCATACGGTGCATGCGCTCGTCGACACCTGTGGGACGCTCGACGGCCCGACGCTCGACACGCGGCAGGTGCAGGTCGCGACGGCGGGCCGTATTCTCGGCGTGCGGACGTTTGGGAAGGCCAACTTCTTGGTGCTCTCCGATGGTCTGGCGCGCATTCAGGTGTACGTGCGCCAAGACTCCGTGGCCGCGCGCGATTTCGAGATGCTGAAGCAGCTCGATTTCGGGGACATGATCGGTGTCGAGGGCCACATGTTCCGCACCAAGACGAACGAGCTCACGATCTGGGCTTCGCGGATCGAGTTCCTCGTCAAATGTCTTCTGCCGCTCCCGGAGAAGTGGCATGGCCTGCAGGACGTCGAGATCCGCTACCGGCAGCGGTATCTCGATTTAATCGTCTCGAGCTCTTCGCGCCGTGTATTCGAGATACGCAGTCGAGTCATCAAAGCGATTCGGAGCTTCATGGAGGCGCGAGACTTCCTCGAGGTCGAGACGCCGATGATGCAGGCGGTCGCAGGCGGGGCGCTGGCGAGGCCGTTCGTCACGCATCACAATGCGCTCGACATCGATCTGTACTTGCGCATTGCGCCGGAGCTCTATCTCAAGCGCTTGGTGGTCGGCGGCATGGAGCGTGTCTACGAGATCAGCCGCAATTTCCGCAACGAGGGGATCTCGACGCAGCACAATCCCGAGTTCACGATGCTGGAGTTCTACCAGGCGTACGCGGACTATCAGTCGTTGATGGTGCTGACCGAAGAGATGCTGGCGTTTGCGGTGCGTGAAGCCACCGGTGGCACTGAAGTCACGTTCGAGCCGCATCAGATTTCCTTTGCGTCCCCCTATCGGCGGCTCGCTCTCCGCGCGGCAGCAGCCGAGCGTGCCAGTGAGCGTCTTGGTCGACCGGTGACCGAGGCGGAGCTCCGATCGGCGGAAGGGGCACGGGCCGTCGCCGACCATCTCGGGCTCGACGTGCCACGTGACCAAGGGGCCGGCAAGACAGCCCAAGCGATCTTCGAGCACTTGTGGGAGGCAGAGCTGATCCAGCCCACCTTCGTCTACGACCTTCCCACGGAGGTGTCGCCCTTTGCCAAACAGAAACCTGGTGAGCCGGAGACGGTCGAGCGTTTCGAGCTGTACGCCGGAGGGTTCGAGCTGGCGAACGCGTTCAGTGAGCTGAACGATCCCGCGGAGCAGCGCCGCCGGTTCGAGGCGCAGCTGGCCGAACGGGCGAAGGGAGACCATGAGGCGCACGCCATGGACGAGGACTACATTCGCGCGCTCGAGTATGGGCTGCCGCCGACCGGCGGCGAGGGGGTGGGTATCGATCGTCTGGTGATGGTCCTGACCAACAGCCCGTCGATTCGCGACGTCATTTTGTTTCCGCAGATGCGACCTGTGAAGGGTGACAAGGTGAGGGGTGACAAGGTGACAAGGTGA
- a CDS encoding teicoplanin resistance protein VanZ has translation MQGRLRIPVCLWSTSLSPSDVMRAFVSWIWVVAWAAVIFVLSSFSELPKIPSDSGDKYAHFITYAVLASLTAHALASGIWGAVRWRHACLATGFAVLYGLTDELHQVFVPGRHPSWSDLAADAAGALIGVGLLWACAIIAATRRRSS, from the coding sequence ATGCAGGGTCGCTTGCGAATTCCTGTGTGTCTGTGGTCTACCTCCTTGTCACCTTCGGACGTCATGCGTGCTTTCGTGTCGTGGATCTGGGTCGTCGCGTGGGCGGCAGTGATTTTCGTGCTCTCCTCGTTCTCGGAGCTGCCCAAGATACCCTCCGATTCCGGCGACAAGTACGCGCACTTCATTACCTATGCCGTGCTGGCGTCGCTCACGGCGCATGCGCTTGCGTCGGGCATCTGGGGCGCCGTGAGATGGCGGCATGCCTGCCTCGCGACCGGATTTGCCGTGCTCTACGGTTTGACCGACGAGCTGCACCAGGTGTTCGTGCCGGGGCGCCACCCGTCGTGGAGTGATCTGGCCGCGGATGCGGCTGGCGCCCTCATTGGCGTAGGGCTCCTGTGGGCGTGCGCTATAATCGCTGCCACCCGGCGTCGTTCGTCCTGA
- the mtnP gene encoding S-methyl-5'-thioadenosine phosphorylase, producing the protein MTVEIGIIGGSGLYEMPELVDREEVPVETPFGAPSGPYILGTLAGRRVAFLSRHGVGHRLLPSELNFRANIYGFKTLGVQEILSASAVGSLKAEYKPLDLVLPDQFFDRTKGRVSTFFGDGLVAHVAFAHPICDRLARVVEGAASAMDVTTHRGGTYVCMEGPQFSTRAESLLYRSWGMDVIGMTNLQEAKLAREAEICYVTIALVTDYDCWHPDHDAVTVDMVVGNLLQNARVAQKVIAGATERLATEPRTCGCGTALASAIITQPSAVPPETKAKLAPIVGKYLQQ; encoded by the coding sequence ATGACAGTCGAGATTGGAATCATTGGTGGAAGTGGTCTGTACGAGATGCCGGAGTTGGTGGATCGAGAAGAGGTGCCAGTCGAGACACCGTTCGGGGCACCATCCGGACCCTACATCCTGGGCACGCTCGCCGGGCGTCGCGTCGCGTTCTTGTCTCGGCACGGCGTTGGTCATCGGCTCCTGCCGTCGGAGCTCAACTTTCGGGCGAACATTTATGGCTTCAAGACGCTCGGCGTGCAGGAGATTCTCTCCGCGAGTGCCGTTGGCAGCCTGAAGGCAGAGTACAAGCCGCTCGATCTCGTGCTGCCAGATCAGTTCTTCGACCGGACGAAGGGGCGTGTGAGCACCTTCTTCGGTGACGGCTTGGTTGCTCACGTGGCGTTCGCACACCCGATCTGTGACCGCCTCGCCCGCGTGGTCGAGGGGGCGGCGTCCGCCATGGACGTGACGACACACCGCGGGGGAACATATGTCTGTATGGAGGGGCCACAATTCTCGACGCGCGCAGAGTCGCTGTTGTATCGCTCGTGGGGAATGGATGTCATCGGCATGACCAACCTCCAGGAAGCCAAGCTCGCGCGTGAGGCGGAGATCTGCTATGTGACGATTGCGCTGGTCACGGACTACGATTGTTGGCATCCCGACCATGACGCGGTGACCGTGGACATGGTGGTGGGCAATCTGCTGCAGAATGCGCGCGTGGCCCAGAAGGTCATCGCAGGTGCCACCGAACGGCTCGCTACCGAGCCGCGCACGTGTGGCTGCGGCACCGCGCTCGCTTCGGCGATCATTACCCAGCCGAGTGCTGTGCCTCCAGAGACGAAGGCCAAGCTCGCGCCGATCGTGGGAAAGTATCTTCAACAGTGA
- a CDS encoding DUF2085 domain-containing protein, giving the protein MWRRTAVALLLVTSIAWAAAIVAAPLLLTRGGDGETVPRLVPLMVYVVGSFVCHQRPERSFHVHGSPVPVCARCLGLYAAAPIGLAAALGGLGLGLARVSPRAGLLLAALPTVATLAVEWAAIAEPGNVARFAAALPLAAVGAYLIGRGLLAEC; this is encoded by the coding sequence ATGTGGCGCCGCACAGCGGTCGCGCTCTTGCTCGTGACATCCATAGCGTGGGCCGCGGCGATTGTCGCGGCGCCGCTCCTGCTCACGCGTGGCGGAGACGGGGAGACAGTCCCCCGCCTCGTTCCTCTCATGGTGTACGTCGTTGGGAGCTTCGTCTGCCACCAACGGCCAGAGCGCTCGTTTCACGTGCATGGATCACCCGTGCCGGTCTGCGCGCGCTGCTTGGGACTCTATGCGGCGGCGCCGATTGGCTTGGCGGCCGCCCTGGGTGGCTTGGGTCTCGGGTTGGCTCGCGTATCGCCGCGCGCGGGCTTGCTCCTCGCAGCCCTGCCGACAGTGGCCACGCTCGCGGTGGAGTGGGCGGCGATAGCCGAGCCGGGCAACGTCGCGCGATTCGCGGCCGCGCTGCCGCTGGCAGCCGTCGGCGCCTACCTGATCGGACGCGGCCTGCTGGCGGAGTGCTAG
- the nusB gene encoding transcription antitermination factor NusB: MTAGAPDPRSQARRSALQMLYGWELGRVDLADAIDGYRLLQLEPPDEKRDHLARALVRGTVAALDRLDALIAEAVHNWRIERLSIIDRLILRLAVYELVARPEAPAPVVIDEALDLARAFSTEDAVKFINGVLDAIRQRLESKSDE, from the coding sequence GTGACCGCTGGCGCGCCCGATCCGCGGTCGCAGGCGCGCCGAAGCGCTCTGCAGATGCTCTACGGCTGGGAGCTCGGCCGTGTCGATCTGGCCGACGCGATCGACGGCTACCGGTTGCTGCAGCTCGAGCCGCCGGACGAGAAACGCGATCACCTGGCGCGAGCGCTCGTCCGTGGCACCGTGGCGGCGCTCGATCGCCTGGACGCGCTCATCGCCGAAGCCGTGCACAACTGGCGCATCGAGCGGCTGTCGATTATCGATCGACTCATTCTCCGGCTCGCCGTCTACGAGCTGGTCGCGCGGCCCGAGGCGCCGGCACCTGTCGTCATCGACGAGGCGCTCGATCTGGCACGGGCCTTCAGCACCGAGGACGCCGTGAAGTTCATCAACGGCGTGCTCGACGCGATTCGGCAGCGGCTCGAATCAAAGAGTGACGAGTGA
- a CDS encoding carbohydrate kinase family protein: protein MKIIVTGSIAYDYLMSFPGSFTEHFLPEHLSRVSLSFLVDRMDKRRGGCAPNIAYTLALLGERPMLMGTAGQDFEEYRQWLDAAGIETSLIKQIPGKFTASFFCSTDRENNQIASFYTGAMANAGELSFRTARDCDLAIISPNDPDAMIQYAEECRALGIRHIFDPGQQCARLSGEQLKAGLIGASIVICNDYEFELIRQKTSLGEAEILEKSEALVITKGAKGSSIHLPDRVLDIPAVPEERVVDPTGVGDAFRGGLMKGLAIGASWEVSGRLASVAATYALEHLGPQSHAYTWQDFKTRYEAHFGPLSM, encoded by the coding sequence ATGAAAATCATTGTTACCGGCTCGATCGCGTACGATTATCTGATGTCGTTTCCCGGCAGCTTCACCGAGCACTTCCTGCCGGAGCACCTGTCCCGAGTCAGCTTGAGCTTTCTCGTCGATCGCATGGACAAGCGACGCGGCGGTTGCGCGCCCAACATTGCGTATACCCTTGCGCTGCTCGGTGAGCGGCCGATGCTGATGGGCACCGCAGGCCAAGACTTCGAAGAGTACCGGCAATGGCTCGACGCCGCAGGTATCGAGACCTCGCTCATCAAGCAGATTCCGGGCAAGTTCACGGCATCGTTCTTTTGCAGCACGGACCGCGAGAACAATCAGATTGCGTCGTTCTATACGGGGGCGATGGCCAACGCCGGCGAGCTCTCATTTCGCACGGCACGCGACTGCGACCTGGCGATCATCTCGCCAAATGATCCAGACGCGATGATTCAGTACGCCGAAGAGTGCCGAGCGCTCGGGATCCGTCATATCTTCGACCCAGGCCAACAGTGCGCTCGATTGAGTGGAGAGCAGCTCAAGGCGGGCCTCATCGGCGCGAGCATCGTCATCTGCAACGACTACGAGTTCGAGCTCATTCGGCAGAAGACCAGCCTCGGTGAGGCGGAGATCCTGGAGAAGAGCGAGGCCCTGGTGATCACGAAGGGAGCGAAGGGGTCGAGCATTCATCTGCCGGATCGGGTCTTGGACATTCCCGCGGTTCCCGAGGAACGTGTGGTGGATCCCACGGGCGTGGGCGATGCGTTTCGTGGAGGCCTGATGAAAGGGCTTGCCATCGGGGCGTCGTGGGAGGTGAGTGGACGGCTGGCCAGCGTCGCGGCAACCTATGCGCTCGAGCACCTCGGCCCGCAGAGTCATGCGTACACGTGGCAGGATTTCAAGACGCGTTACGAGGCACACTTCGGGCCGCTTTCAATGTGA
- a CDS encoding 6,7-dimethyl-8-ribityllumazine synthase: protein MPPLEQARGLRVALVVSRFNEFVTDRLRLGALEALKAAGVGATQAEVFEVPGAFEIPFAARLVAATGRFDAVVCLGCLIRGETPHFEVIASAVAHGITEASGATHVPMTFGVLTTNSADEALARAGQGPANKGYEAAAAAIAVALLVRRVGGRELPLQGQGG from the coding sequence ATGCCTCCGCTGGAGCAGGCGCGCGGCTTGCGCGTTGCCCTCGTGGTGTCGCGCTTCAACGAGTTCGTGACTGATCGGCTGCGCCTCGGGGCGCTCGAAGCGTTGAAGGCGGCCGGCGTCGGCGCAACACAGGCGGAGGTCTTCGAGGTCCCGGGTGCGTTCGAGATTCCGTTTGCGGCTCGTCTCGTGGCGGCCACCGGCCGTTTCGACGCCGTGGTGTGCTTGGGATGCCTGATCCGCGGTGAGACGCCACACTTCGAGGTCATCGCGTCTGCGGTGGCGCACGGGATCACGGAGGCATCGGGGGCGACCCATGTCCCGATGACCTTTGGCGTGCTGACCACGAACAGCGCGGACGAGGCCTTGGCGCGCGCGGGCCAGGGCCCGGCCAACAAAGGCTATGAAGCGGCCGCCGCCGCAATCGCCGTTGCGTTGCTCGTGCGCCGCGTCGGCGGCCGTGAGCTGCCGCTGCAGGGCCAGGGCGGGTGA
- a CDS encoding enoyl-CoA hydratase — protein MAYEHVLVAREGATATITVNRPAVLNALSRATLEEIETVVGELGADDAVRAVIVTGSGTKAFVAGADIRELADLSPVMGCAYARRGQRVFEALEQLGKPVVAAINGYALGGGLELAMACTFRLAADTAKLGLPEVTLGLIPGYAGTQRLTRLVGRGRALDLILTGRQVTAEEALAMGLVTRVVSASRLLDEAQQLAADLASRAPVALRCAMEAILRGGDLPLADACAYEATLFGLVASTDDMKEGTRAFLEKRPPRFEGR, from the coding sequence ATGGCGTACGAGCATGTGCTGGTCGCGCGCGAGGGCGCGACGGCAACGATCACCGTCAACCGGCCCGCTGTGCTCAACGCGCTCAGTCGCGCAACGCTCGAGGAGATCGAGACCGTCGTAGGCGAGCTCGGCGCGGATGACGCCGTCCGCGCGGTGATCGTGACCGGCAGCGGCACCAAGGCGTTCGTTGCCGGGGCTGACATTCGTGAGCTCGCCGATCTCTCGCCGGTGATGGGCTGTGCGTACGCGCGGCGCGGCCAACGCGTCTTCGAGGCGCTCGAGCAGCTCGGCAAGCCGGTGGTCGCCGCAATCAACGGCTACGCGCTCGGCGGAGGGCTCGAGCTGGCGATGGCCTGCACCTTCCGCCTGGCGGCGGACACGGCCAAGCTTGGCCTGCCGGAGGTGACACTCGGCCTGATCCCTGGCTACGCCGGCACGCAGCGGTTGACGCGGCTCGTCGGACGCGGCCGTGCGCTCGATCTGATCCTCACCGGACGGCAAGTGACCGCGGAGGAGGCGTTGGCGATGGGCCTGGTGACCCGGGTCGTGTCGGCCTCTCGCCTCCTCGACGAGGCGCAGCAGCTCGCGGCTGACCTGGCGAGCCGCGCTCCGGTCGCGCTCCGCTGTGCCATGGAGGCCATTCTCCGCGGCGGGGACCTGCCGCTCGCAGACGCGTGCGCCTACGAAGCGACACTGTTTGGCCTGGTTGCCTCGACCGACGACATGAAGGAAGGCACACGAGCCTTCCTGGAGAAGCGCCCGCCGCGGTTCGAGGGGCGGTAA
- a CDS encoding outer membrane beta-barrel protein, which produces MDSVSGRISVCIRRSHGASPAGPQSCMPAEQPPSLQLAAGERTTMRDNTTVKLRHLFALVLFFLVASEASARADATIFLGANTTPNARTNWGAAVGGGFVIVGWEIEYSRTSEDVEDEAPSLTTTTGNVYLQTPIPIAGMQFYGALGWGFYRERLNDDEGTKLHQETSVTSNIGGGVKVGLAGPLRLRLDYRYFTLHGDPLYDHAHRVYAGVNLGF; this is translated from the coding sequence ATGGATTCGGTTTCAGGCCGCATCAGCGTGTGTATCCGACGCAGCCATGGCGCCTCTCCTGCGGGGCCTCAATCTTGCATGCCGGCAGAGCAACCCCCGTCTCTACAGCTGGCGGCGGGGGAAAGGACAACCATGCGTGATAATACCACCGTGAAATTGCGACACTTGTTTGCGCTGGTGCTCTTCTTCCTGGTTGCGAGCGAAGCCTCAGCGCGCGCCGACGCCACGATCTTTCTCGGCGCCAACACGACTCCGAACGCCAGAACGAACTGGGGGGCGGCGGTTGGAGGTGGATTCGTAATCGTCGGCTGGGAGATCGAATACAGCAGAACGAGTGAAGATGTCGAAGACGAGGCGCCCTCACTGACCACCACGACGGGCAACGTCTACTTGCAGACGCCGATTCCCATCGCCGGCATGCAGTTCTACGGCGCGCTCGGTTGGGGTTTCTATCGCGAACGGCTAAATGACGACGAAGGCACGAAGCTTCACCAAGAGACCAGCGTGACCTCGAACATCGGCGGCGGCGTGAAGGTCGGTCTTGCCGGCCCACTCCGGCTACGACTCGACTATCGCTACTTCACGTTGCACGGCGATCCGCTGTACGATCACGCACACCGCGTCTACGCCGGCGTGAACCTAGGCTTCTAA
- the meaB gene encoding methylmalonyl Co-A mutase-associated GTPase MeaB gives MSDSLFERLISGDARALARAISLIEDEAPERDALIRAVFPHTGRAYLIGVTGPPGAGKSTLVDRLTEVLRQQGQTVGIIAVDPTSPFTGGAILGDRVRMQQHAGDPGVYIRSMATRGHLGGLARATSDVALLLDGSGRDLVLIETVGVGQDEVDVVRTADVSLVVVVPGAGDDIQALKAGIMEIGDIYVVNKADREGADRTVATIEAMLGLQSFGPRDWRPPVVTTEAVTGRGVAELAQTVERFRAHTAAQAPARARARAAFRLRDLLGDRLRQHVEHDVLEPNELDRYVERIAERTQDPYGAVDEIVQRALSQRRS, from the coding sequence GTGAGTGACTCTCTCTTCGAACGGCTGATCAGCGGAGACGCGCGTGCGCTCGCGCGGGCGATTAGCCTCATCGAAGACGAAGCCCCGGAGCGTGATGCGCTGATCCGGGCGGTGTTTCCTCACACGGGACGCGCCTACTTGATTGGCGTAACGGGCCCACCGGGCGCCGGGAAGAGCACGCTGGTGGATCGACTCACGGAGGTGCTGCGGCAGCAGGGCCAAACGGTCGGCATCATTGCCGTCGATCCCACCAGCCCCTTCACCGGCGGCGCCATCTTGGGTGACCGTGTGCGCATGCAACAGCATGCCGGTGACCCTGGCGTGTACATCCGGAGCATGGCCACGCGCGGACACCTGGGCGGTCTGGCGCGCGCGACGAGTGACGTGGCGCTTCTCTTGGACGGCTCGGGGCGTGACCTGGTGCTCATTGAGACCGTGGGCGTCGGACAGGATGAAGTCGACGTCGTCCGTACGGCCGATGTCTCGCTCGTGGTCGTCGTGCCGGGGGCCGGCGATGACATCCAGGCGCTCAAGGCTGGGATCATGGAAATTGGCGATATTTACGTCGTGAACAAGGCCGACCGAGAGGGCGCGGATCGCACCGTGGCCACGATCGAGGCAATGCTTGGCCTACAGTCCTTCGGTCCGCGCGACTGGCGTCCGCCCGTCGTCACCACTGAGGCTGTTACCGGACGCGGCGTTGCGGAGCTGGCACAAACGGTTGAGCGATTCCGCGCACACACGGCTGCACAGGCGCCGGCGCGCGCCCGCGCTCGTGCGGCCTTTCGGCTGCGTGACCTGCTTGGGGATCGCTTGCGGCAGCATGTCGAGCACGATGTGCTGGAGCCCAACGAGCTGGATCGATACGTGGAGCGAATCGCCGAGCGGACACAGGATCCGTACGGCGCCGTGGACGAGATCGTGCAGCGGGCGTTGAGCCAACGCCGTTCGTAA
- a CDS encoding acyl-CoA dehydrogenase, producing the protein MDFRLSDEQQLLRRSVRELGEAEIRPHVMVWDEAQAFPPALFGRLAELGLLGIQIPEDYGGAGLSAVDYCICIEELARVDPAIALSVAAHNGLCTAHLFRFGTEAQRRRFVPALARGERLGAWGLTEPDAGSDAAGMRTVASRDDDGWVINGAKTFMTHGAIAGLLVIMAVTDRALGNRGISAFIVERGAPGMAAGKKENKLGMRASDTSEVVFQACRVPHDHLLGEQGEGFINALQVLDAGRISIAALSVGLAQGAYEAARRYALERRQFGRAIASFQAIRWKLADMATRIEAARLLTYRAAWLKDRDARMTREAAMAKLFASEMAVRAAEECVQIHGGYGFVKDYPAEKYYRDVKLLTIGEGTSEIQRLVIARQLLT; encoded by the coding sequence ATGGATTTTCGCCTCAGTGACGAACAGCAGTTGCTACGCCGGAGCGTGCGGGAGCTCGGCGAAGCCGAGATTCGACCGCACGTGATGGTGTGGGATGAGGCCCAGGCCTTTCCGCCGGCGCTGTTCGGGCGGCTCGCAGAGCTCGGCTTGCTGGGGATCCAGATTCCGGAGGACTACGGCGGCGCTGGTCTCTCTGCCGTGGACTACTGCATTTGCATCGAAGAGCTCGCGCGTGTCGATCCTGCGATTGCGCTCAGCGTTGCGGCGCACAACGGTCTTTGCACAGCGCATCTGTTCCGATTCGGCACCGAGGCCCAGAGGCGCCGGTTCGTGCCTGCGCTTGCGCGGGGCGAGCGGCTCGGCGCGTGGGGGCTGACCGAGCCGGACGCAGGAAGCGATGCCGCCGGCATGCGTACGGTGGCCTCGCGTGACGATGATGGCTGGGTGATCAACGGCGCCAAGACGTTCATGACGCACGGCGCGATCGCCGGTCTCCTCGTCATCATGGCGGTCACCGATCGTGCCCTCGGTAATCGCGGCATCTCGGCGTTCATCGTCGAGCGAGGCGCGCCAGGGATGGCCGCCGGAAAGAAGGAGAACAAGCTGGGCATGCGCGCCAGCGATACGAGCGAGGTCGTGTTCCAGGCCTGCCGCGTGCCGCACGATCACCTCCTGGGCGAGCAAGGCGAGGGCTTCATCAACGCCCTGCAGGTGCTCGACGCCGGTCGCATCAGCATCGCCGCCCTGTCGGTCGGCCTGGCGCAGGGCGCGTACGAAGCCGCGCGTCGCTACGCGCTCGAGCGCCGACAGTTCGGTCGCGCGATTGCATCCTTTCAGGCCATTCGGTGGAAGTTGGCCGACATGGCCACGCGCATCGAGGCGGCGCGGCTGCTCACGTATCGGGCGGCATGGCTCAAGGACAGGGATGCCAGGATGACGCGCGAAGCCGCGATGGCCAAGTTGTTCGCCAGCGAGATGGCCGTCCGCGCCGCCGAGGAGTGCGTGCAGATCCACGGGGGCTACGGCTTCGTCAAAGACTATCCGGCCGAGAAGTACTATCGCGACGTCAAGCTCCTCACAATTGGCGAAGGCACGAGCGAGATACAGCGGCTCGTCATTGCTCGGCAGCTCCTGACGTGA
- the hemW gene encoding radical SAM family heme chaperone HemW: protein MWASVESCGTAHDFNPAQRIASHPLTWSPPHLVTPSPNCPVLPSPSGPAPLGAYIHVPFCSAICHYCNFNRGLLDAALKARYVRALVDEIRRAGGPDPIDTIYLGGGTPSLLEPHELEAILDACRRAFRVAADAEITIEANPETVSKDRLAAFKAAGVTRLSYGVQSFRDEELRRLGRLHDAARARAAYDTARAAGFDNISLDLMLWLPQQTVAHWLESVRALVELEPEHASLYLLELYPNAPLKEDMARGGWSQAPDEDAAMMYMDGLAYLDAAGYEQYEISNVARPGRASRHNLKYWTDGEWLAFGCGAHGTRAGTRWWNVQSTAEYVRRVEAGQPTAVERRVLESEVAGSEAIITALRLTSGVNTARIRERYGIDVQQRYAAALQPFLEMGYLRLEWPCVRLTRAGMLIANEVMELFV, encoded by the coding sequence ATGTGGGCTAGCGTCGAAAGCTGCGGTACCGCACACGACTTCAACCCCGCTCAGCGGATCGCCTCTCACCCGCTCACCTGGTCACCCCCTCACCTTGTCACCCCGTCACCGAATTGCCCCGTGCTCCCATCACCCTCGGGCCCCGCGCCTTTAGGGGCGTACATCCACGTCCCCTTTTGCAGCGCGATCTGTCATTACTGTAACTTCAATCGCGGTTTACTGGACGCGGCGCTCAAGGCGCGGTACGTGCGGGCGCTCGTTGACGAGATCCGTCGCGCGGGGGGGCCAGATCCGATCGATACGATCTACCTGGGCGGTGGCACGCCGTCCCTCTTGGAGCCTCATGAGCTCGAGGCGATTCTCGACGCATGCCGCCGTGCGTTTCGTGTCGCGGCCGACGCGGAGATCACGATCGAGGCGAACCCGGAAACCGTGTCGAAAGATCGTCTGGCGGCGTTCAAAGCGGCGGGCGTCACGCGCCTCAGCTACGGCGTGCAATCGTTTCGAGACGAAGAGCTGCGCCGGCTCGGCCGACTCCACGATGCCGCGCGAGCACGCGCCGCGTACGACACCGCGCGCGCGGCTGGGTTCGACAACATCAGTCTCGATCTGATGCTGTGGCTACCCCAGCAAACCGTCGCGCACTGGCTCGAATCGGTTCGTGCCCTCGTCGAGCTCGAGCCGGAGCACGCCTCGCTGTACTTGTTGGAGCTGTACCCAAATGCTCCGCTCAAGGAGGACATGGCGAGGGGCGGTTGGAGCCAAGCGCCGGACGAGGACGCCGCCATGATGTACATGGACGGCCTGGCTTACCTCGACGCCGCTGGTTACGAGCAGTACGAAATCTCGAACGTGGCACGGCCGGGCCGTGCCTCTCGCCACAATCTGAAGTACTGGACCGATGGCGAATGGCTCGCGTTCGGCTGTGGCGCACATGGAACGCGAGCGGGCACACGCTGGTGGAACGTCCAGTCCACCGCGGAGTACGTTCGGCGCGTGGAGGCGGGTCAGCCGACGGCCGTCGAGAGACGGGTGCTCGAGTCCGAGGTGGCGGGATCGGAAGCGATCATTACGGCCTTGAGGTTGACGAGTGGTGTAAACACCGCGCGAATCCGGGAACGTTATGGTATCGATGTTCAGCAACGCTACGCTGCGGCTCTGCAGCCGTTCCTCGAAATGGGTTATTTGCGCCTCGAATGGCCCTGCGTCCGGCTCACTCGCGCCGGCATGCTCATTGCAAACGAAGTCATGGAGCTGTTTGTGTAG